In the Paludisphaera rhizosphaerae genome, one interval contains:
- the lpxC gene encoding UDP-3-O-acyl-N-acetylglucosamine deacetylase, whose translation MLVSKRPQRTLAREATVDGVGFFHGSDVHMRFFPAEPDTGVRFIRSDLPDRPSVAARIDRVVPTQRRTAVQDGSARVEMIEHVMAALAGMQVDNCTIEIDAPECPGLDGSSRAYVEMFDAAGVVEQDRPRKGLVLDRSFVVREGDAVLAAHPSAADGLTLSYHLDYGQASPIGNQGVLFSMTPETFRDQVSACRTFLLEKEAQALRSMGIGLRTTEADVLLFGDSGVVGNSLRFPDECARHKVLDMVGDFALLGMDLHGFVVAHRSGHHTNASLVRKLIHAAEREIEESARPRQPLPLRVDGTIDVAGILDILPHRYPMLLLDRVLEVHEGRRVVGIKNVSANEPFFQGHWPGRPIMPGVLIIESMAQAAGVLIASGVNRSGKAAVIASIDNVKLRRPVVPGDQLRIEVDAVKIKPAYASVTAVARVDDAVAAEARIRFVLIEAPAAA comes from the coding sequence ATGCTCGTCTCCAAGCGCCCCCAGCGCACTCTAGCCCGTGAAGCAACCGTCGACGGCGTCGGCTTCTTCCACGGATCCGACGTCCACATGCGGTTCTTCCCGGCCGAGCCCGACACCGGCGTTCGGTTCATCCGGTCCGACCTCCCCGACCGCCCAAGCGTCGCCGCCAGGATCGACCGCGTCGTCCCCACCCAGCGTCGGACGGCCGTTCAAGATGGCTCCGCCCGCGTCGAAATGATCGAGCACGTCATGGCGGCGCTGGCCGGCATGCAGGTCGACAACTGCACGATCGAAATCGACGCCCCGGAATGCCCCGGCCTCGACGGCTCCAGCCGAGCTTACGTCGAGATGTTCGACGCCGCGGGGGTCGTTGAGCAGGACCGCCCTCGTAAGGGCCTCGTGCTCGACCGCTCCTTCGTCGTCCGCGAAGGCGACGCCGTTCTGGCCGCTCACCCGAGCGCAGCGGACGGGCTCACCCTTTCGTATCACCTCGACTACGGCCAGGCCTCGCCGATCGGCAACCAGGGCGTTCTGTTCTCGATGACGCCCGAGACCTTCCGCGATCAGGTGTCGGCATGTCGAACCTTCCTCCTGGAGAAAGAAGCCCAGGCGCTTCGCTCGATGGGGATCGGCCTGAGGACCACCGAGGCGGACGTTCTCCTCTTCGGTGACTCCGGCGTCGTCGGCAACTCTCTGCGGTTCCCCGACGAATGCGCCCGCCACAAGGTCCTCGACATGGTGGGGGACTTCGCCCTGCTGGGGATGGACCTTCACGGCTTCGTCGTGGCTCACCGGTCGGGTCATCATACGAACGCGTCGCTCGTGCGGAAGTTGATCCACGCCGCGGAACGCGAGATCGAGGAGTCGGCTCGGCCCCGCCAGCCGCTGCCGCTCCGCGTCGACGGCACAATCGACGTCGCCGGCATTCTCGACATTCTCCCTCATCGTTACCCGATGCTCCTTCTCGACCGCGTCCTTGAGGTTCATGAGGGCCGTAGGGTGGTCGGGATCAAGAACGTCAGCGCCAACGAACCCTTCTTTCAAGGGCACTGGCCCGGCCGGCCGATCATGCCCGGGGTGCTGATTATTGAATCGATGGCTCAAGCCGCCGGCGTGTTGATCGCTTCGGGCGTCAACCGTTCCGGCAAGGCCGCGGTGATCGCCTCGATCGACAACGTCAAGCTGAGGCGTCCGGTGGTCCCCGGAGATCAGCTTCGGATCGAGGTCGACGCGGTGAAAATCAAGCCGGCCTACGCCAGCGTCACCGCCGTCGCCCGAGTGGACGACGCCGTCGCCGCTGAGGCGCGAATCCGTTTTGTGTTGATCGAAGCTCCGGCCGCGGCCTGA
- the dapA gene encoding 4-hydroxy-tetrahydrodipicolinate synthase — MASKGNKFAGCTVALATPFKDGEVDEPALRGWVEWQIEQGTPILSPVGTTGEAPTLSHLEHERVIAIVVETAAGRAKVMAGTGSNSTAEAIRLTKFAARAGADGALMVAPYYNRPSQEGMYRHFATVAEAVDLPIILYNIPARTGRNMEPETIERLASLDTIVAIKEAAGSLDQVSDILARTNLTVLSGDDSLTLPMMAVGAEGVVSVAANIVPRDVRGLIDDFNTGDAKAARERHARLFPLCRDLLGLAPNPVPLKSALALLGRGNGEIRLPLCPLNEVESGKLSRALARYGLIQA, encoded by the coding sequence ATGGCGAGTAAGGGAAACAAGTTCGCCGGCTGCACCGTGGCCCTGGCGACCCCGTTCAAGGATGGCGAGGTCGACGAGCCCGCACTGCGGGGCTGGGTCGAGTGGCAGATCGAGCAAGGAACGCCGATTCTCAGCCCTGTGGGGACGACCGGCGAGGCGCCGACGCTCTCTCATCTTGAGCACGAACGCGTCATCGCGATCGTGGTGGAGACGGCGGCCGGTCGCGCGAAGGTGATGGCCGGCACGGGATCGAACTCGACGGCTGAGGCGATCCGGTTGACCAAGTTCGCAGCTCGGGCCGGTGCCGACGGCGCCCTGATGGTCGCTCCCTACTATAACCGTCCCAGCCAGGAAGGGATGTATCGTCACTTCGCGACCGTCGCCGAGGCGGTTGATTTGCCGATCATCCTTTACAACATCCCTGCTCGGACCGGGCGAAACATGGAGCCTGAGACGATCGAACGGCTGGCGAGTCTCGACACGATCGTCGCGATCAAGGAAGCCGCCGGCTCGCTCGACCAGGTCAGCGACATCCTCGCTCGCACCAACCTCACCGTCCTCTCGGGGGATGACAGCCTGACGTTGCCGATGATGGCCGTCGGAGCCGAAGGGGTTGTGTCGGTGGCCGCCAACATCGTCCCCCGCGACGTCCGCGGGTTGATCGACGACTTCAACACCGGCGACGCCAAGGCTGCCCGCGAGCGACACGCTCGGTTGTTCCCGCTCTGTCGCGACCTTCTCGGACTGGCCCCGAATCCCGTTCCCCTGAAGTCGGCTCTGGCTCTGCTGGGCCGCGGCAACGGCGAGATCCGCCTGCCGCTCTGCCCGCTGAACGAAGTCGAGTCCGGAAAGCTCTCACGAGCTCTCGCCCGTTACGGCCTGATTCAAGCTTGA
- the lpxA gene encoding acyl-ACP--UDP-N-acetylglucosamine O-acyltransferase: protein MATMIADTAHIDPRAEIADDVEIGPYCVVGPDARIGRGTRLIAHVCILGHTSLGENNVIHPNSVIGGEPQDFTYKGEPTQLLIGDDNTFREGVTIHRGSCKEDGITRIGSNNYFMANVHVGHDCILGDRILIANNTMLAGHIHMESHATVSAGVGLHQFVRVGNYSYIGALSRIYHDVPPYMLVEGNPSKVRCINIVGLKRHGISSEAITALHEAHRLIYRARMISKQAHEVLEAHGQVCPEVRRLLDFIEYQQQGRHGRGRDRARASA, encoded by the coding sequence ATGGCCACCATGATCGCTGACACCGCTCATATCGACCCCCGCGCCGAGATCGCGGACGACGTCGAGATCGGCCCTTACTGCGTGGTCGGCCCCGACGCCAGAATCGGCCGAGGCACTCGACTCATCGCCCACGTTTGCATCCTGGGACACACCTCCCTGGGCGAGAACAACGTCATCCATCCGAATTCCGTGATCGGCGGCGAGCCCCAGGACTTCACCTACAAGGGCGAGCCGACCCAGTTGCTGATCGGCGACGACAACACGTTCCGTGAGGGCGTGACGATCCATCGCGGCAGCTGCAAGGAAGACGGCATCACGCGGATCGGCTCCAACAACTACTTCATGGCGAACGTCCACGTCGGCCATGACTGCATCCTGGGCGACCGGATCCTGATCGCCAACAACACGATGCTCGCCGGACACATCCACATGGAGTCGCACGCCACCGTCTCGGCCGGCGTTGGGCTTCACCAGTTCGTCCGAGTGGGCAACTACAGCTACATCGGCGCGCTGTCGCGGATCTACCACGACGTGCCGCCGTACATGCTCGTGGAGGGAAATCCCTCCAAGGTGCGCTGCATCAACATCGTCGGCCTGAAGCGGCACGGGATCTCCTCCGAGGCCATCACGGCGCTGCATGAGGCCCACCGCCTGATCTATCGGGCGCGGATGATCTCCAAGCAAGCTCATGAAGTCCTGGAGGCCCACGGGCAGGTCTGCCCCGAGGTCCGCCGGCTGCTCGATTTCATCGAATACCAGCAGCAGGGCCGCCACGGACGGGGTCGCGACCGGGCCCGAGCCTCCGCCTGA
- a CDS encoding pyridoxine 5'-phosphate synthase has protein sequence MSNSKPASHHRRPPRLGVNIDHVATLRQARRGIEPDPVWAAVACEIGGADGITVHLREDRRHIQDRDVRVLRETVQIDLNLELSIEPEMVAIALALRPDQVTLVPERREEVTTEGGLAVSPRLKVVGEAVARLRDAGIRVSAFLDPDPSEIDASVKLGVEAIELHTGRYAEAREGRDRDAELEALRSAGVRIISAGVGLHAGHGLNYRNVGDVAAIPEMAELNIGHAIVCRAVFVGLEKAVREMKECITRVW, from the coding sequence ATGAGCAACTCCAAACCCGCGTCACATCATCGCCGGCCCCCTCGACTGGGTGTGAACATCGACCACGTCGCCACGCTTCGACAGGCGAGGCGAGGCATCGAGCCGGATCCGGTTTGGGCCGCCGTCGCCTGCGAGATCGGCGGCGCGGACGGGATCACCGTTCACCTTCGGGAAGACCGGCGGCACATCCAGGATCGCGACGTCCGAGTCCTTCGGGAAACCGTCCAGATCGACCTGAATCTCGAGCTCTCGATCGAGCCCGAGATGGTGGCGATCGCACTAGCGCTGCGACCCGATCAGGTGACTCTCGTCCCGGAAAGGCGCGAGGAGGTCACCACCGAAGGCGGTCTCGCGGTTTCGCCGCGGCTCAAGGTCGTCGGCGAAGCCGTCGCACGGCTCCGCGACGCTGGAATTCGCGTCTCAGCCTTCCTGGATCCAGACCCGTCGGAGATCGACGCCTCCGTCAAGCTCGGTGTGGAGGCGATCGAACTGCACACGGGACGATACGCTGAGGCCCGTGAGGGTCGCGACCGCGACGCCGAACTTGAAGCGCTCCGCAGCGCTGGGGTTCGCATAATTTCCGCGGGAGTCGGCCTGCACGCGGGCCACGGTTTAAACTACCGAAACGTGGGTGACGTGGCCGCGATTCCCGAGATGGCCGAGCTTAACATCGGCCACGCGATCGTCTGCCGAGCCGTCTTCGTCGGGCTTGAGAAGGCGGTGCGTGAGATGAAAGAATGCATCACAAGGGTCTGGTGA
- a CDS encoding ATP-dependent helicase, translating into MDLLADLTPPQREAATHVNGPLLVLAGAGSGKTRVITRRVAYLLRQGIPAHNILALTFTNKAAGEMRERIEAIVPGAKVWVGTFHGFCARLLRTHGSLVGLDASFTIYDQADRLRTVRDVLDAMGVEEPPITPEKIEAAISRAKNDLATPKSLAHRARDDRDRLVAKVYGAYEERLKAASAVDFDDLLVHVVKILKEHRDVRAELDARYRYVLVDEYQDTNMAQYAIVRALSVDHPNLCVTGDPDQSIYGWRGANLSNILEFEKDYTAVKVVKLEHNYRSTKTILAVADHLIQHNVNRKPKALITENPSGEPVQVTVFARETEEAEGVASKIASLVREGTYNYSDVAVFCRITALTRTFEQAFRSARIPYQIVGGVSFYERQEVKDVVSYLNLINNPKDDLAFSRVVNVPPRGLGKTSFERLIAFARDHELSLLDASRRAREVPGLKEKAIRAFLDFVALYDELAALRDHPAETVILQTMEKTGYRQHLKEESRGEGEDRLANLEELITAAREFDQEHPGATIQDFLAEITLASPVDRWDQQTGAVTLMTLHAAKGLEFPVVFIIGLEEGLLPHSRAFENPNELEEERRLFFVGITRARRELYISRCRIRTFRGQQQATAQSRFLMELPEDFLTFDDRSGVASGDSRWSRPSHNAYSNYPPRRPQPPRAATPAPSGFRLTTAAQLAGGPAAAGGGAAAAPGNLDAFRPGTSVLHPEYGLGRIVAIEGAGPNRKGRVAFTVAGERTFVLAKSPLKVVGKTGGSPR; encoded by the coding sequence ATGGATCTGCTCGCCGACCTGACGCCGCCCCAGCGAGAGGCCGCGACGCACGTGAACGGCCCTCTCCTCGTCCTGGCCGGAGCCGGTTCGGGGAAGACCCGCGTCATCACTCGGCGGGTCGCCTACCTGCTGCGTCAGGGAATCCCCGCCCACAACATCCTCGCGCTCACGTTCACCAACAAAGCGGCCGGCGAGATGCGGGAACGCATCGAGGCCATCGTCCCCGGCGCGAAGGTCTGGGTCGGCACCTTCCACGGTTTCTGCGCCCGACTTCTCAGAACTCACGGCTCGCTTGTCGGCCTGGACGCCTCGTTCACGATCTACGATCAGGCCGATCGACTGCGCACCGTCCGAGACGTGCTCGACGCCATGGGCGTCGAGGAACCTCCGATCACCCCCGAGAAGATCGAGGCCGCCATCAGCCGGGCCAAGAACGACCTCGCGACGCCCAAGTCCCTGGCTCATCGCGCCCGGGACGACAGGGATCGTCTGGTCGCCAAGGTCTACGGCGCCTACGAGGAGCGGCTCAAGGCCGCCTCAGCCGTCGACTTCGACGATCTCCTCGTCCACGTCGTCAAGATCCTCAAGGAGCACCGCGACGTCCGCGCTGAGCTCGACGCCCGTTATCGCTACGTCCTGGTCGACGAGTATCAGGACACCAACATGGCCCAGTACGCCATCGTTCGCGCCCTGTCCGTCGACCATCCCAACCTCTGCGTGACCGGCGACCCTGACCAATCCATCTACGGCTGGCGCGGGGCGAACCTCTCGAACATCCTCGAATTCGAGAAGGACTACACGGCCGTCAAGGTTGTGAAGCTCGAACATAACTATCGAAGCACGAAGACCATCCTCGCGGTCGCCGACCACCTCATCCAGCACAACGTCAACCGCAAGCCCAAGGCTCTCATCACGGAGAACCCCAGCGGCGAGCCCGTCCAGGTCACCGTCTTCGCACGGGAGACCGAGGAGGCCGAGGGAGTCGCATCGAAGATCGCCTCTCTCGTCCGCGAAGGGACCTACAACTACTCGGACGTTGCCGTCTTCTGCCGGATCACCGCCCTGACGCGGACCTTCGAGCAGGCCTTCCGGTCAGCCCGCATTCCGTACCAGATCGTCGGCGGGGTCTCGTTCTACGAGCGGCAAGAAGTCAAGGACGTCGTCTCTTACCTGAATCTGATCAACAACCCCAAGGATGATTTGGCGTTCAGCCGCGTGGTCAACGTCCCCCCGCGAGGTCTTGGGAAAACCTCGTTCGAGCGACTCATCGCCTTCGCCCGCGACCACGAATTGAGCCTGCTCGACGCCTCCCGCCGGGCTCGGGAAGTCCCCGGCCTGAAGGAGAAGGCCATCCGCGCCTTCCTTGATTTCGTCGCTCTTTACGACGAGTTGGCTGCGCTTCGCGACCACCCGGCGGAGACGGTCATCCTCCAGACGATGGAGAAGACGGGTTACCGCCAGCACCTGAAGGAAGAATCGCGGGGAGAAGGCGAGGACCGGCTGGCGAACCTCGAAGAACTCATCACCGCTGCCCGTGAGTTCGATCAGGAACACCCCGGCGCGACGATCCAGGACTTCCTCGCCGAGATCACCCTCGCGTCACCCGTCGACCGCTGGGACCAGCAGACCGGCGCCGTCACCTTGATGACCCTGCACGCCGCCAAGGGGCTCGAATTCCCGGTCGTCTTCATCATCGGGCTTGAGGAAGGTCTGCTCCCGCACAGCCGGGCCTTCGAGAATCCCAACGAGCTTGAAGAGGAGCGCCGGCTCTTCTTCGTCGGAATCACGCGAGCCCGTCGCGAGCTCTACATCAGCCGCTGTCGCATCCGAACGTTTCGAGGCCAGCAGCAAGCCACGGCGCAGTCGCGGTTCCTCATGGAGTTGCCCGAAGACTTCCTGACCTTCGACGATCGGTCGGGCGTCGCTTCCGGCGATTCGCGCTGGAGCCGTCCCTCGCACAACGCCTATTCAAACTATCCACCCCGGCGCCCCCAGCCGCCTCGAGCCGCGACCCCCGCGCCGAGCGGGTTCCGGCTCACGACGGCCGCCCAACTCGCTGGTGGTCCGGCCGCCGCCGGAGGCGGGGCTGCGGCCGCTCCGGGAAACCTCGACGCCTTCCGTCCTGGAACGTCCGTCCTTCATCCGGAGTACGGCCTGGGTCGAATCGTCGCCATCGAAGGAGCCGGCCCGAACCGAAAGGGGCGGGTTGCGTTCACCGTGGCCGGCGAGCGGACGTTCGTGTTGGCCAAGTCGCCTCTGAAGGTCGTCGGCAAGACCGGCGGAAGCCCGCGGTGA
- a CDS encoding Gfo/Idh/MocA family protein encodes MKPLRVAVVGVGHLGRHHARILNSLPGVELVAVADSRPEQAAAVAEGLKTRAVTDYHELINLVDAVSIAVPTFLHREVAGAFLEAGVPAMVEKPLAGNPVEAEELVALARKAGVVLQVGHIERFNPALDALRESPIRPKFLSAERLSTYTFRSTDVGVVHDLMIHDIDLVLSLIDAPVRAVSAVGVSLFGEHEDVAEARIEFENGSVASLTASRASYSASRKMRIWGAEGYASLDFAAKQATVVRPSDEFLAGGVDLEGVDLAQPAAVKEHLFGKVLRVDHVEPPTCDQLTMELQEFVASVRGESEPRVDGEAALEAVRLADRIVRNLNAHRWESATAPAASIHAGSVLRGPHAWRGARSERSQRAKS; translated from the coding sequence ATGAAACCGCTGCGCGTCGCCGTCGTCGGCGTCGGCCACCTGGGCCGACACCACGCCCGCATCCTGAACTCGCTTCCCGGCGTCGAACTCGTCGCTGTCGCCGACTCCCGTCCCGAACAGGCTGCGGCCGTCGCCGAGGGCCTGAAGACCCGCGCGGTGACGGATTATCACGAGTTGATCAACCTGGTGGACGCGGTTTCGATCGCCGTTCCGACCTTTCTCCATCGCGAGGTCGCCGGAGCCTTCCTCGAGGCTGGCGTGCCGGCGATGGTTGAAAAGCCGCTGGCCGGCAACCCCGTCGAGGCCGAGGAGCTGGTCGCACTGGCTCGGAAGGCCGGCGTCGTGCTTCAGGTCGGCCACATCGAGCGCTTCAACCCGGCGCTCGACGCTCTCCGCGAGTCGCCGATCCGGCCCAAGTTCCTGAGCGCGGAGCGGCTCTCGACTTACACGTTCCGGTCAACGGACGTGGGCGTCGTTCACGACCTGATGATCCACGACATCGACCTCGTCCTCAGCCTGATCGACGCTCCTGTGCGAGCGGTTTCGGCCGTCGGTGTGAGCCTCTTCGGTGAGCACGAGGACGTCGCCGAAGCCCGGATCGAATTCGAGAACGGCTCGGTAGCCTCGCTGACCGCAAGTCGGGCGAGCTACTCTGCCTCCCGGAAGATGCGGATCTGGGGAGCCGAAGGCTACGCGTCACTCGACTTCGCCGCCAAGCAGGCGACCGTGGTCCGCCCTTCCGACGAGTTCCTGGCCGGCGGCGTCGACCTGGAAGGCGTCGACCTGGCCCAGCCTGCGGCCGTCAAGGAGCACCTCTTCGGGAAGGTTCTGCGCGTCGACCATGTCGAACCGCCGACCTGCGATCAGCTCACCATGGAGCTTCAGGAGTTCGTCGCCTCGGTCAGGGGCGAGTCGGAACCCCGCGTCGACGGCGAGGCGGCGCTTGAAGCCGTCCGACTGGCCGATCGGATCGTCCGCAACCTCAACGCCCACCGTTGGGAGAGCGCGACGGCTCCCGCGGCCTCGATCCACGCCGGCTCCGTGCTTCGAGGTCCCCACGCCTGGCGTGGGGCCCGCTCCGAACGAAGCCAGCGGGCGAAGAGCTGA
- a CDS encoding ArsR/SmtB family transcription factor, protein MARKSTASNANGTVKVEEAAPEVSDQSIRELAQVFKLLSDETRLRILFYLALSEDGELHVTELCNRLGQSQPAVSHHLALLRVSSLIESRREGKHNYYSVRTEHFGELLLSLFAAAGETPKNKKYRFHDFVLNYTGA, encoded by the coding sequence ATGGCCCGAAAGTCGACGGCGTCGAACGCCAATGGAACCGTGAAGGTCGAAGAGGCCGCTCCGGAGGTCTCCGATCAGTCCATCCGCGAGCTGGCTCAGGTCTTCAAGCTCTTGAGCGACGAGACCCGGCTGCGGATCCTCTTCTACCTGGCCCTCTCTGAGGACGGCGAGCTGCACGTCACCGAGCTTTGCAATCGGCTGGGTCAGAGCCAGCCGGCGGTCAGCCACCATCTCGCGCTGCTGCGGGTTTCGAGCCTGATCGAGTCTCGCCGCGAGGGGAAGCACAACTACTACAGCGTGCGGACCGAGCACTTCGGCGAGCTCTTGCTGAGCCTTTTCGCCGCCGCCGGCGAGACGCCCAAGAACAAGAAGTACCGGTTCCACGATTTCGTGCTGAACTACACCGGCGCCTGA
- the acpS gene encoding holo-ACP synthase yields MEILGIGTDIVECPRIGGMIERHGELFLGRVFTEREIRACQGKRHVIEHFAGLWAGKQAVFKALGQRPEQSFGWTDLEIRSASGGGVRVLVGGRAKEVVRRKNVGDVLVTIAHCRTYATAYAMIVGRPKPSAADV; encoded by the coding sequence ATGGAGATCCTGGGGATTGGAACAGACATCGTGGAGTGTCCCCGCATCGGCGGCATGATCGAGCGGCACGGGGAGTTGTTCCTGGGGCGGGTCTTCACCGAGCGCGAGATTCGCGCGTGCCAGGGGAAACGGCACGTCATCGAGCACTTCGCGGGTTTGTGGGCTGGGAAGCAGGCCGTTTTCAAAGCCCTCGGCCAGAGGCCGGAACAGAGCTTCGGCTGGACTGATCTGGAGATCCGGAGCGCCTCCGGCGGCGGCGTGCGAGTGCTGGTCGGGGGGCGTGCGAAGGAGGTCGTCCGGCGTAAGAACGTGGGCGACGTCCTGGTGACGATCGCCCACTGTCGGACCTATGCAACGGCTTACGCGATGATCGTCGGT
- a CDS encoding OmpH family outer membrane protein, with amino-acid sequence MVLSSRWAAAVGLGMIAGGLLVAPIQGQQDGAVRKTNGAPAASGWAPGTPPIIGTIDLDAVFKNYEKVKYANEEFQNSLLSRRNELMKQQQEFSQEAEVLSRFAPGQDEYKKQENKLTELKAKLEAGKEQAEREFQTKEAEAMATLYNEVTEVSKKIAAKRGMTYVMKVSNQAPNGSNPNSVMAAMANPMITYDPANDITHDVVHNLNTVYKNSGGPTAKRTAPAAGAAPGLGAPAAGTVPPASAATPKAAPR; translated from the coding sequence ATGGTTCTTTCTTCTCGTTGGGCTGCAGCGGTGGGACTGGGCATGATCGCGGGCGGCCTGCTGGTGGCCCCGATCCAGGGCCAGCAGGACGGAGCCGTCCGTAAGACCAACGGCGCACCGGCCGCCAGCGGCTGGGCCCCCGGCACTCCGCCGATCATCGGCACCATTGACCTCGACGCCGTCTTCAAGAACTACGAGAAGGTCAAGTACGCCAACGAGGAGTTCCAGAACTCCCTCCTCTCGCGCCGCAACGAGCTGATGAAGCAGCAGCAGGAGTTTTCGCAAGAGGCTGAAGTCCTCAGCCGGTTCGCTCCTGGTCAGGATGAGTACAAGAAGCAGGAAAACAAGCTCACCGAGCTGAAGGCCAAGCTGGAAGCCGGCAAGGAGCAGGCCGAGCGCGAGTTCCAGACCAAAGAGGCCGAGGCCATGGCCACCCTCTACAACGAGGTGACCGAGGTCTCCAAGAAGATCGCCGCCAAGCGCGGGATGACCTACGTGATGAAGGTCTCCAACCAGGCCCCCAACGGGTCGAACCCGAACTCGGTGATGGCCGCGATGGCCAATCCGATGATCACCTACGACCCGGCCAACGACATCACGCACGACGTCGTCCACAACCTGAACACCGTTTACAAGAACTCGGGCGGCCCCACGGCGAAGCGGACCGCCCCCGCCGCCGGAGCCGCTCCGGGCCTCGGTGCCCCCGCCGCCGGGACCGTGCCGCCGGCCTCCGCCGCGACCCCCAAGGCCGCTCCTCGCTGA